A single Microbacterium protaetiae DNA region contains:
- a CDS encoding DUF4032 domain-containing protein yields MTESLSITASAIDPGLLALPWSTPLADWTSDDIVYLPKGISRHLVRFANLSGRVVAIKETTAEMARREYDMLGSLARLDVPCVERVAVIDGRADSAGRSLPSALVTAHLRFSLPYRALFTQVLRPDTANRLVDALAVLLVRLHNVGFFWGDVSLSNTLFRRDAGAFAAYLVDAETGELHESGLTRGQREHDLEVAHTNIAGEILDLAAGGRLERGMDAVEIADGIISSYRSLWAALTDKETFAANESWRITERVQRLNTLGFDIGEMSIRATPDGTRVSIQPKVVDAGHHQRRLIRLTGLDVEENQARRLLNDLDEYRARTGASSDDEEMVAHEWLTRVFEPVVRAIPFELRAKLEPAEVFHQVLEHRWYMSQGRGTSVPLAEVISSYIDEVLRYRRDEATVMGPATETLTVPIDLDEASLASDDDEPTGDWRDLV; encoded by the coding sequence GTGACCGAGTCGCTGAGCATCACCGCAAGCGCCATCGACCCCGGCTTGCTGGCGCTGCCGTGGTCGACGCCCCTGGCGGATTGGACCAGCGATGACATCGTCTACCTGCCCAAGGGCATCTCGCGACACCTCGTGCGCTTCGCGAATCTGTCCGGGCGGGTGGTCGCCATCAAAGAGACCACCGCCGAGATGGCCCGTCGCGAATACGACATGCTCGGCAGCCTCGCGCGGCTGGATGTCCCGTGCGTCGAACGGGTCGCCGTCATCGACGGGCGTGCCGACTCCGCAGGCCGGTCACTGCCGTCGGCCCTGGTGACCGCGCACCTGCGCTTCTCGCTCCCCTACCGCGCGCTGTTCACTCAGGTGCTGCGTCCCGACACCGCCAATCGGCTCGTCGATGCGCTGGCCGTTCTTCTCGTGCGGTTGCACAACGTGGGCTTCTTCTGGGGCGATGTCTCGCTGTCGAACACGCTTTTCCGGCGCGATGCCGGCGCCTTCGCCGCCTATCTCGTCGATGCCGAGACCGGGGAGCTGCACGAGAGCGGGCTCACCCGCGGGCAGCGCGAACACGACCTCGAGGTCGCCCACACCAACATCGCCGGCGAGATCCTCGACCTCGCCGCCGGTGGGCGGCTGGAGCGCGGCATGGATGCCGTCGAGATCGCCGACGGCATCATCTCGTCGTACCGCTCGCTGTGGGCGGCACTCACCGACAAAGAGACGTTCGCCGCGAACGAGTCGTGGCGCATCACCGAGCGCGTGCAACGGCTGAACACCCTCGGGTTCGACATCGGCGAGATGTCGATTCGCGCGACGCCCGACGGCACGCGGGTCTCTATTCAGCCGAAGGTCGTCGATGCGGGGCATCACCAGCGCCGCCTCATCCGGCTGACCGGGCTCGACGTCGAAGAGAACCAGGCACGGCGGCTGCTCAACGACCTCGACGAGTATCGGGCGCGCACGGGTGCCTCATCGGACGACGAGGAGATGGTCGCGCACGAGTGGCTCACCCGGGTGTTCGAACCCGTCGTGCGCGCGATCCCGTTCGAGCTGCGGGCCAAGCTCGAACCCGCCGAGGTGTTCCACCAGGTGCTCGAGCACCGCTGGTACATGTCGCAAGGGCGGGGAACCTCGGTGCCCCTGGCCGAGGTGATCAGCAGCTACATCGACGAGGTGCTGCGGTATCGGCGCGACGAGGCCACGGTCATGGGCCCGGCCACCGAGACGCTCACCGTGCCGATCGACCTGGATGAGGCATCCCTCGCCTCCGACGACGACGAGCCCACCGGCGACTGGCGCGACCTGGTCTGA
- a CDS encoding nitroreductase family protein, with the protein MSAIDAVHARRSWSKVTDAAPSHDELAELVAAAGRVADHSSLRPWRLIELRDGDRETLGRAIAKANGDKEMSSKPLRAPLLIAIVVSYRPSGKVPRWEQAATAAGVAHTLSLLLDEAGWGVIWRTGHYTRDEAVAKVHGLRDNEKLLGWLYVGGKPAGKDKGHHKKLDPERFLSSMPQPR; encoded by the coding sequence GTGAGCGCGATCGATGCGGTGCACGCGCGCCGCTCCTGGTCGAAGGTGACCGACGCGGCGCCGTCGCACGACGAGCTCGCTGAGCTCGTCGCCGCCGCCGGACGCGTGGCCGATCACTCGTCGCTGCGGCCGTGGCGGCTGATCGAGTTGCGCGACGGCGACCGTGAAACCCTTGGGCGCGCGATCGCCAAGGCCAACGGCGACAAGGAGATGTCGTCCAAGCCGCTGCGCGCTCCCCTGCTGATCGCGATCGTCGTCAGCTATCGCCCCAGCGGCAAGGTGCCGCGCTGGGAACAGGCGGCCACGGCAGCCGGCGTCGCGCATACGCTCAGCCTGCTCCTGGACGAGGCAGGGTGGGGTGTCATCTGGCGCACCGGTCACTACACGCGTGACGAAGCCGTTGCGAAGGTGCACGGTCTGCGCGACAACGAGAAGCTGCTTGGCTGGCTCTATGTGGGCGGCAAGCCGGCGGGCAAGGACAAGGGCCACCACAAGAAGCTCGACCCCGAGCGCTTCCTGTCGTCGATGCCCCAGCCGCGCTGA
- a CDS encoding DsbA family protein: protein MSNDESSNVPDPNDRRSAVREKAQLVHARQRRARVIRTAAITVGAVIVVAGVATGVTMAVTSQTALPDMSPANLVDDGFAVTSVNGVAVESDPGAVDATPSPTPTASEKATSTAASPDPTATGTGVVDIRVYVDYYAPGAKQFQVANVQQLTRWVDQDAATLSYYPVAMLSAKSNGTKYSLRAASASACVATHSPASFFAFNNALLSQQPAQGDDGFTDEQLADLAIASGADEPKVVRDCVEGEDYVSWVKDATERALVGIPDTKDVSLTGTPMILVNGTPYAGALDDPKEFAQFVLTISSDAYYRSTLPTPSSTPSTTSSPSPSSTSK, encoded by the coding sequence ATGTCGAACGACGAGTCATCGAACGTTCCTGATCCGAACGACCGCCGCAGCGCGGTCCGCGAGAAGGCACAGCTCGTCCATGCCCGTCAGAGGCGCGCGCGTGTGATCCGCACTGCTGCGATCACTGTCGGTGCCGTGATCGTGGTCGCCGGTGTGGCTACCGGCGTGACGATGGCCGTCACGTCGCAGACGGCGCTTCCCGACATGTCGCCGGCGAACCTCGTCGACGACGGTTTCGCCGTCACCAGCGTGAACGGCGTCGCGGTCGAGTCCGACCCGGGCGCCGTCGACGCGACGCCGTCGCCTACTCCCACCGCATCCGAGAAAGCGACCTCGACGGCGGCGAGCCCCGATCCGACCGCGACGGGCACCGGCGTCGTCGACATTCGGGTGTACGTCGACTACTACGCGCCGGGCGCCAAGCAGTTCCAGGTCGCCAATGTGCAGCAGCTCACCCGCTGGGTGGATCAGGATGCCGCGACTCTGAGCTATTACCCCGTCGCGATGCTCTCGGCCAAGTCGAACGGCACGAAGTACTCCTTGCGTGCCGCCAGCGCCTCGGCCTGCGTCGCCACCCACTCGCCGGCCTCGTTCTTCGCTTTCAACAACGCGCTGCTCTCGCAGCAGCCGGCTCAGGGTGACGACGGCTTCACCGACGAGCAGCTCGCCGACCTGGCGATAGCCTCGGGTGCCGATGAACCCAAGGTCGTGCGCGACTGCGTGGAGGGCGAGGACTACGTCAGCTGGGTCAAAGACGCCACAGAGCGTGCCCTGGTCGGCATTCCCGACACCAAGGACGTCTCGCTGACCGGCACCCCGATGATCCTCGTCAACGGCACCCCCTACGCGGGCGCCCTCGACGACCCCAAGGAGTTCGCGCAGTTCGTGCTGACGATCTCGAGCGACGCGTACTACCGGTCGACACTGCCCACGCCGTCGTCGACACCGTCGACGACATCGTCACCGAGCCCGAGTTCCACCAGCAAGTGA
- a CDS encoding DUF2332 domain-containing protein: protein MPRDPEIDAVQQRYRRFAVDEAPHRSPLYAQWAARVAHDATLAAVLARVPAAHRSPPLVFAVARMLGCGLCAPEKWAAWMIANADAVVEAASERGVQTNEPLRCAALLPALSRIEGPIALLEVGASAGLCLYPDRYSYRYRTPTRVVTVDPHDGPSAVVLEAQWRGEAPTLRMPQIVWRAGIDLQPRDAADPADRSWLTGLVWPGEGGRAQRIRAALDIVAADPPRLVAGDATTALSGLMAEAPKTAALVVTTPGVLALVPREGRELIVAAAQSGDHWITMDAAGLHSSVAGRWAAPEPAAGQATAPGDPTEHGARHPAPESAQWPNGVFALAIDGEVIAAVDPLGAIVEPIGADREWHPVDASTDG, encoded by the coding sequence GTGCCCCGCGACCCCGAGATCGATGCCGTGCAGCAACGCTACCGCCGCTTCGCCGTCGATGAGGCGCCGCACCGCTCGCCGTTGTACGCGCAGTGGGCGGCTCGCGTCGCCCACGACGCCACCCTCGCCGCCGTGCTTGCCCGTGTTCCGGCAGCGCATCGATCGCCGCCGTTGGTCTTCGCGGTCGCGCGGATGCTGGGGTGCGGGCTCTGCGCGCCCGAGAAATGGGCCGCGTGGATGATCGCGAATGCCGACGCCGTCGTCGAGGCGGCATCGGAACGCGGCGTGCAGACGAATGAACCCCTGCGCTGCGCGGCGCTGCTGCCGGCGCTGAGCCGCATCGAAGGTCCGATCGCGTTGCTCGAGGTCGGGGCCAGCGCCGGACTGTGCCTGTATCCCGATCGCTACTCGTACCGATACCGCACCCCGACGCGCGTGGTGACCGTCGACCCCCACGACGGGCCGAGCGCGGTCGTGCTCGAGGCCCAGTGGCGAGGAGAGGCTCCGACGCTGCGCATGCCGCAGATCGTCTGGCGCGCCGGTATCGACCTGCAGCCCCGCGACGCGGCCGACCCCGCCGATCGCTCGTGGTTGACCGGCCTGGTGTGGCCGGGTGAGGGAGGCCGTGCACAGCGGATACGCGCCGCGCTCGATATCGTCGCCGCCGATCCGCCGCGGCTCGTCGCCGGTGACGCCACGACGGCTTTGTCGGGGCTGATGGCCGAGGCGCCCAAGACCGCCGCGCTTGTCGTGACGACTCCCGGTGTGCTCGCGCTCGTGCCGCGTGAAGGGCGTGAGCTGATCGTGGCGGCGGCGCAGAGCGGCGATCACTGGATCACGATGGATGCCGCGGGCCTGCACTCTTCGGTCGCCGGGCGGTGGGCGGCGCCCGAACCTGCCGCGGGGCAAGCGACGGCGCCTGGAGATCCGACGGAGCACGGCGCGCGGCATCCCGCACCCGAGTCTGCGCAGTGGCCCAACGGCGTGTTCGCGCTCGCGATTGACGGCGAGGTGATCGCCGCCGTCGACCCGCTGGGCGCGATCGTCGAGCCGATCGGGGCCGACCGGGAGTGGCATCCCGTCGACGCGTCGACAGACGGATAG
- the rlmB gene encoding 23S rRNA (guanosine(2251)-2'-O)-methyltransferase RlmB produces MAKPKRAGNTGNSKKKGPQKGTGGHGRKALEGKGPTPKAADRSWHVAGKRKAAQDRYVAAGGKPKAKPVDMNRAARAKKNDDTETVTGRNSVLEALRAKIPATALYIAQRVEMDDRVKEMLAIATHREIPVLEVTRPELDRMSGIDGVHQGVALKVPPYTYAHPQDLLEQIFDTGATPLLVALDGVTDPRNLGAIIRSTAAFGGQGVIIPQRRSAGVTSTAWKTSAGAAARVPVAMASNLTSTLKEFKKQGVFVLGLDGAGDVQLPKLELADRPVLIVCGSEGKGLSRLVTETCDQIVSIPIEAATESLNAGIATSVALYQVATMRAAQQGE; encoded by the coding sequence ATGGCTAAGCCCAAACGTGCCGGCAACACCGGCAACAGCAAGAAGAAGGGTCCCCAGAAGGGCACCGGCGGCCACGGCCGCAAGGCGCTCGAGGGCAAGGGGCCCACGCCCAAGGCCGCCGACCGCAGCTGGCATGTCGCCGGCAAGCGCAAGGCGGCGCAGGACCGCTACGTGGCTGCCGGCGGCAAGCCGAAGGCCAAGCCGGTCGACATGAACCGTGCCGCCCGGGCGAAGAAGAACGACGACACCGAGACCGTGACCGGCCGCAACAGCGTGCTCGAGGCACTGCGGGCGAAGATCCCCGCCACGGCGCTCTACATCGCGCAGCGCGTGGAGATGGACGACCGGGTCAAAGAGATGCTGGCGATCGCGACGCATCGCGAGATTCCCGTGCTCGAGGTCACGCGGCCTGAACTCGACCGCATGTCGGGCATCGACGGGGTGCACCAGGGCGTGGCACTCAAGGTGCCGCCGTACACGTACGCGCACCCGCAGGACCTTCTGGAGCAGATCTTCGACACCGGGGCCACGCCCCTGCTGGTCGCGCTGGACGGCGTGACCGACCCGCGCAATCTTGGTGCGATCATCCGCTCGACGGCGGCGTTCGGCGGACAGGGCGTGATCATTCCGCAGCGGCGATCGGCGGGTGTGACCTCGACGGCGTGGAAGACCAGCGCGGGGGCGGCGGCACGCGTGCCGGTCGCGATGGCCTCGAACCTGACCTCCACCCTCAAGGAGTTCAAGAAGCAGGGCGTTTTCGTTCTCGGGCTCGATGGCGCCGGCGACGTTCAACTGCCGAAACTCGAACTGGCTGATCGGCCCGTGCTGATCGTGTGCGGGTCGGAAGGCAAGGGCCTCTCGCGCCTGGTCACCGAGACCTGCGACCAGATCGTGTCGATCCCGATCGAGGCGGCGACCGAATCGCTGAACGCCGGGATCGCGACATCCGTGGCGCTCTACCAGGTTGCGACCATGCGGGCGGCGCAGCAGGGGGAATGA
- a CDS encoding SHOCT domain-containing protein has translation MRFFDDAVEYHGYWGSFGDLIWWFFTVFIFFAYLMALFSVLGDLFRDRKLNGWAKAIWIIFLIFVPFLTLLVYLIARGRGMTERNAARVKESQAAADEYIRSVAGSSPADEIAKAKALLDAGTITSAEYEALKAKVLS, from the coding sequence ATGCGCTTCTTCGACGACGCCGTGGAGTACCACGGATATTGGGGATCTTTCGGTGACCTGATCTGGTGGTTCTTCACTGTCTTCATCTTCTTCGCCTACCTCATGGCCCTGTTCTCGGTGCTGGGTGACCTGTTCCGCGACCGCAAGCTGAACGGCTGGGCGAAGGCGATCTGGATCATCTTCCTGATCTTCGTGCCGTTCCTGACCCTGCTCGTCTACCTCATCGCGCGTGGACGCGGCATGACCGAGCGCAACGCGGCTCGGGTCAAGGAGTCGCAGGCCGCCGCCGACGAGTACATCCGCTCGGTTGCGGGCTCGAGCCCCGCGGACGAGATCGCCAAGGCGAAGGCGCTGCTGGATGCCGGCACGATCACGTCGGCCGAATACGAGGCGCTGAAGGCCAAAGTCCTGTCCTGA
- the msrB gene encoding peptide-methionine (R)-S-oxide reductase MsrB, with product MTYAVNKTDEQWREELDSTQYAVLREAATERPWTGELLDEHRAGLYTCAACGAELFRSGTKFDSHCGWPSFYESVRPEAVQLIEDHSLGMERTEVRCAACGSHLGHVFPDGFGTPTGDRYCMNSISLQFTPEEDA from the coding sequence ATGACATACGCCGTGAACAAGACCGATGAGCAGTGGCGCGAAGAACTGGACTCGACGCAGTACGCCGTGCTGCGCGAAGCCGCGACCGAGCGGCCGTGGACCGGTGAACTGCTCGACGAGCATCGCGCGGGGCTGTACACCTGTGCCGCGTGCGGCGCCGAGCTGTTCCGCAGCGGTACCAAGTTCGATTCGCATTGCGGGTGGCCGAGCTTCTACGAATCGGTGCGCCCCGAAGCCGTGCAGCTGATCGAAGACCACTCGCTGGGCATGGAACGCACCGAGGTGCGGTGCGCGGCCTGCGGCTCGCATCTGGGGCATGTGTTCCCCGATGGCTTCGGCACGCCCACCGGCGACCGGTACTGCATGAACTCCATCTCGCTGCAGTTCACGCCCGAAGAGGATGCGTGA
- a CDS encoding DUF2188 domain-containing protein — translation MTEGDIETFHEDGVWRNRIEGHQVLDDRFERKSDAVEAGRDLAQVLRVEHIVRALHGRIVERTSYGHVPRDIPG, via the coding sequence ATGACCGAAGGTGATATCGAGACGTTTCACGAAGACGGCGTCTGGCGCAACAGGATCGAGGGGCACCAAGTGCTCGACGATCGATTCGAGCGCAAGAGCGACGCCGTCGAGGCGGGACGCGACCTGGCCCAGGTCTTGCGCGTCGAGCACATCGTCCGAGCTCTGCACGGAAGAATCGTCGAGCGCACCTCGTACGGTCATGTTCCCCGCGACATCCCGGGGTGA
- a CDS encoding GNAT family N-acetyltransferase: MDEVRIRPAVADDAAGMARVHVETWRETYRGLMRDEVLDRPGFEASRHKFWTAAITDPRFARNRIAVAHRGDELIGIAMAGPPMDAGADASWSAQLYVLYVYAAHHGSGAGGGLLDAVIDPGEPAALWVADPNPRAQAFYRKHGFAPDGTSKVDDGVGEIRMVRAGR; this comes from the coding sequence ATGGACGAGGTGCGCATCCGCCCAGCGGTGGCAGACGATGCCGCCGGGATGGCGCGCGTCCACGTGGAGACGTGGCGCGAGACCTACCGCGGACTGATGCGCGACGAGGTGCTCGATCGTCCTGGGTTCGAGGCATCCCGTCACAAATTCTGGACGGCGGCGATCACGGACCCGCGCTTCGCGCGTAACCGGATCGCCGTCGCCCACCGCGGGGACGAACTGATCGGCATCGCGATGGCGGGTCCGCCGATGGATGCCGGTGCCGATGCGTCGTGGAGCGCACAGCTGTACGTGCTGTACGTGTACGCCGCGCACCACGGCTCAGGGGCCGGCGGCGGACTTCTCGACGCCGTGATCGACCCCGGCGAACCCGCGGCGCTCTGGGTCGCCGATCCGAACCCGCGGGCCCAGGCGTTCTACCGCAAGCACGGGTTCGCCCCCGACGGAACGTCGAAGGTCGATGACGGCGTTGGCGAGATTCGGATGGTGCGCGCCGGGCGGTGA
- a CDS encoding NAD(P)-dependent oxidoreductase, whose product MARIVVIGGTGYAGGHIVAEAAARGHDVVSVARKAPDEKVDAVTYVQGDLRDLKSLSEVLEGADAVVDAVSPRGDMVDAAVDALRALAAKLTGTNTRLGVVGGAMGSLAAPGGPRLYDLGVPPEFGVEPKVGVDSLELLQASDEGLDWFLVHPPKEFGAWVPGERTGHYRDGGDVVVEDADGKSFISGADFAIAVVDEIEQGRHHRARFTVGY is encoded by the coding sequence ATGGCACGCATCGTCGTCATCGGAGGCACCGGCTATGCCGGTGGACACATCGTCGCAGAGGCCGCCGCGCGCGGCCACGATGTCGTCTCGGTCGCACGCAAGGCGCCCGACGAGAAGGTCGACGCGGTCACCTACGTGCAGGGCGATCTGCGCGACCTGAAATCGCTGAGCGAGGTGCTGGAGGGGGCGGATGCCGTTGTGGACGCCGTCTCGCCGCGTGGTGACATGGTCGACGCGGCCGTGGACGCCCTGCGTGCGCTCGCGGCGAAGCTGACCGGCACCAACACGCGCCTGGGGGTGGTGGGCGGTGCGATGGGAAGCCTCGCGGCGCCGGGCGGCCCGCGACTCTACGACCTGGGTGTGCCGCCGGAGTTCGGTGTCGAGCCGAAGGTCGGCGTCGATTCGCTCGAGCTGCTGCAGGCCTCGGATGAAGGCTTGGACTGGTTCCTGGTGCACCCGCCGAAGGAGTTCGGCGCGTGGGTGCCCGGGGAGCGCACGGGCCATTACCGGGACGGCGGCGACGTGGTCGTCGAGGATGCCGACGGAAAGTCCTTCATCTCGGGTGCCGACTTCGCGATCGCCGTCGTCGATGAGATCGAGCAGGGCCGCCACCACCGCGCCCGCTTCACGGTCGGGTACTGA
- a CDS encoding ABC transporter ATP-binding protein, translating to MASVTFDNATRLYPGGTRPAVDKINLEVADGEFLVLVGPSGCGKSTTLRMLAGLEEVNEGRILIGDRDVTDVPPKDRDIAMVFQNYALYPHMTVAENMGFALKIAGVKKEERAARVLEAAKLLDLEEYLSRKPKALSGGQRQRVAMGRAIVRQPQVFLMDEPLSNLDAKLRVQTRTQIASLQRRLGVTTVYVTHDQTEALTMGDRIAVLKDGVLQQVGSPRDLYEQPNNVFVAGFIGSPAMNLFTVDVVEGGVQFGNQLVPVEASTLSKVTGKQVTVGIRPEDITVNSAGGQGLSVAVDLVEELGADGYLYGHSEIEGKRNDLVARVDGRQHPNAGETVVLSPIAGRVHVFDLESGERLTEKAIASA from the coding sequence ATGGCGTCCGTCACGTTCGACAACGCAACCCGCCTCTACCCCGGAGGCACCCGCCCCGCGGTCGACAAGATCAACCTCGAGGTCGCCGACGGCGAGTTCCTCGTTCTGGTCGGTCCCTCCGGCTGCGGTAAGTCCACCACGCTGCGCATGCTGGCCGGCCTCGAAGAGGTCAACGAGGGCCGCATCCTCATCGGCGACCGCGACGTCACCGACGTGCCGCCGAAAGACCGCGACATCGCGATGGTGTTCCAGAACTACGCGCTGTACCCGCACATGACCGTCGCCGAGAACATGGGCTTCGCCCTGAAGATCGCCGGTGTCAAGAAGGAAGAGCGCGCCGCGCGCGTGCTCGAAGCCGCCAAGCTGCTCGACCTCGAGGAGTACCTCAGCCGCAAGCCGAAGGCCCTCTCCGGTGGTCAGCGTCAGCGCGTCGCCATGGGCCGCGCGATCGTGCGTCAGCCGCAGGTGTTCCTCATGGACGAGCCGCTGTCGAACCTCGACGCGAAGCTGCGCGTGCAGACCCGCACTCAGATCGCGTCGCTGCAGCGCCGCCTAGGAGTGACCACCGTCTACGTCACGCACGACCAGACCGAGGCGCTGACCATGGGCGACCGCATCGCGGTGCTCAAGGACGGCGTCCTGCAGCAGGTCGGCAGCCCGCGCGACCTGTACGAGCAGCCGAACAACGTCTTCGTCGCCGGCTTCATCGGCTCGCCCGCCATGAACCTGTTCACGGTCGACGTGGTCGAGGGCGGCGTGCAGTTCGGCAACCAGCTCGTTCCCGTCGAGGCATCCACCCTGTCCAAGGTCACCGGCAAGCAGGTCACCGTCGGCATCCGCCCCGAAGACATCACCGTCAACTCCGCCGGTGGTCAGGGCCTGTCGGTGGCGGTCGACCTGGTCGAGGAGCTCGGCGCCGACGGCTACCTGTACGGCCACTCCGAGATCGAGGGCAAGCGCAACGACCTCGTCGCGCGCGTCGACGGACGTCAGCACCCGAACGCCGGTGAGACCGTCGTGCTCAGCCCGATCGCGGGCCGCGTGCACGTGTTCGACCTCGAGAGCGGCGAGCGCCTCACCGAGAAGGCGATCGCCTCGGCGTAA